The Anaeromusa acidaminophila DSM 3853 genome has a window encoding:
- a CDS encoding MFS transporter, giving the protein MNRRSIAWLTSGHFFTDLNQGALPALLPFLMTEHQLSYAAAAGLMFANSLTSSIIQPLFGFYADRLDRPRLMPWAVLLAGLGLALLGWLESYLAMFLAVAISGIGVAAFHPEAARLANLAAGDKKATGIGLFGIGGNAGFAVGPLLGTFLVLAGGLKNTAFFLLPAICICFFLQQRMRHFGALTPKVTATSVQAEPDNWPAFGRLSIVVICRSILFAGLNTFIPLYWIHVLLQSHTTGSSALTVLFSVGVIGTFFGGRWADRYGYLRVIRIGYLLLIPILLLFVSTEEPTLAMILLIPIGMSLFAPYSPTVVLGQKYLPQRMGFASGITLGLAVSVGGIAAPGLGWLADQYGLSFSFTILTILPVIAALASYSLPKPAS; this is encoded by the coding sequence ATGAATCGTCGTTCCATTGCTTGGCTAACTAGCGGCCATTTTTTCACAGACCTCAACCAAGGGGCCTTACCAGCGCTACTGCCGTTTCTCATGACGGAACACCAACTCAGTTACGCCGCAGCAGCTGGGTTAATGTTCGCTAATAGCTTGACTTCCTCAATTATTCAACCGCTTTTCGGATTTTATGCGGACCGTCTGGACAGGCCCCGACTCATGCCGTGGGCCGTTCTCTTAGCGGGTCTAGGCTTAGCGCTCCTAGGTTGGTTGGAATCTTACCTTGCCATGTTCCTCGCAGTGGCCATAAGCGGCATCGGAGTAGCCGCCTTCCATCCAGAAGCGGCGCGCTTAGCCAATTTAGCCGCCGGCGACAAAAAAGCTACAGGCATTGGTCTTTTCGGAATCGGCGGCAACGCTGGCTTCGCCGTAGGTCCTTTGCTTGGAACCTTTTTAGTCCTGGCTGGCGGCTTAAAAAACACTGCATTTTTTTTACTTCCGGCTATCTGCATCTGTTTTTTTCTTCAACAGCGAATGCGCCACTTTGGCGCCCTAACCCCAAAAGTCACCGCTACCTCTGTGCAAGCCGAACCGGATAACTGGCCTGCCTTCGGCCGGTTGTCTATTGTTGTTATTTGCCGTTCGATTCTCTTTGCCGGCCTCAATACATTTATTCCGCTTTACTGGATTCATGTGCTGCTACAAAGCCATACCACAGGCAGCAGCGCCTTGACCGTCCTCTTTAGCGTCGGGGTAATCGGCACTTTCTTTGGCGGCCGTTGGGCGGATCGCTATGGTTATCTGCGAGTTATCCGCATAGGCTACTTGCTGCTTATTCCCATTCTCCTGCTTTTTGTTTCTACCGAAGAACCAACTCTAGCCATGATCTTGCTCATTCCCATCGGCATGAGTCTTTTTGCTCCCTACAGTCCTACGGTCGTCCTCGGACAGAAATATTTGCCCCAACGCATGGGCTTTGCCTCTGGCATTACTTTAGGCCTTGCCGTCAGCGTCGGCGGCATAGCGGCTCCAGGGCTGGGATGGCTTGCGGACCAATATGGTCTTTCATTCTCCTTCACCATCTTAACCATATTGCCCGTCATTGCCGCGTTAGCCTCCTATTCACTGCCCAAACCCGCCTCCTAA
- a CDS encoding NAD(P)/FAD-dependent oxidoreductase, whose protein sequence is MYDVCIIGAGVVGANIARELSRYQLNLCVLDREDDVSCGCSKANSGIVHGGYSDKPGTLKAELCVKGNRMYSQLDAELHFGYREIGSYVLAFDQESLATLQRLYEQGQQNGVGGLELIDGEEMRRREPHVSSEVTGALYCAQAGVTSPYEFVIALMENAVANGVELKLSHEVQQLEKRADHFLVTTSQGTLTSRYVINAAGAHSDRIAAMAGLDGYHITPRRGQYLLLSKSQNYLAKSVIFQVPTVLGKGILVTPTYHGNLMLGPNAEEIDDKDDVSTDEETLRFIAQTARLSVPGFDMSQALTSFAGNRPVSNQKDWVIDESRLPGLINLIGIDSPGLTSSPAIALKVVSLLQDSGLQLEAKPNFQAHRAPIIRPKNKDFKGTTTHTDPELHLICRCEKVTEAEVLDCFHRGLPVLSVDAVKRRTRAGMGLCQGTFCGPRVRALLAQELQMNPEDIPQRGHSSTLAERARKTQLKKL, encoded by the coding sequence ATGTATGACGTTTGTATCATCGGCGCCGGTGTCGTCGGCGCTAATATCGCCAGAGAATTATCTCGCTATCAACTCAACCTCTGTGTTCTAGATCGTGAAGACGATGTCAGTTGCGGTTGTTCCAAAGCCAACAGCGGCATCGTACATGGAGGGTATTCTGACAAACCAGGCACACTAAAAGCGGAGCTTTGCGTAAAAGGAAATCGCATGTACTCTCAGCTGGATGCGGAACTGCATTTTGGATACCGGGAAATCGGCTCTTATGTGCTGGCCTTTGATCAGGAAAGCTTAGCAACGCTGCAACGCCTCTACGAGCAGGGCCAGCAGAACGGCGTCGGCGGTTTGGAACTAATTGACGGCGAAGAAATGCGCCGGCGTGAACCTCATGTCAGTTCCGAAGTAACTGGTGCGCTATACTGCGCTCAAGCCGGCGTCACTTCTCCTTACGAATTTGTTATTGCGTTAATGGAAAACGCCGTAGCGAATGGCGTAGAACTCAAACTTAGCCACGAAGTACAGCAACTGGAAAAGCGAGCCGATCATTTCCTTGTTACTACTTCCCAAGGAACACTAACCTCGCGTTATGTAATCAATGCTGCGGGCGCCCACAGTGACCGTATTGCCGCGATGGCAGGCTTAGACGGCTACCATATCACTCCCCGCCGCGGCCAATACCTTCTCTTATCCAAATCTCAAAACTATTTAGCAAAATCCGTTATTTTTCAAGTTCCCACCGTCCTAGGCAAAGGCATCCTGGTAACCCCTACGTACCACGGTAACCTCATGCTAGGTCCAAACGCCGAAGAAATCGATGACAAGGACGATGTCAGTACCGATGAGGAAACTCTTCGCTTCATCGCTCAAACAGCCCGCCTGTCAGTTCCCGGCTTTGATATGAGCCAGGCCTTGACATCCTTTGCCGGTAACCGCCCCGTATCGAATCAGAAAGACTGGGTTATTGATGAATCGCGCCTGCCCGGTCTAATCAACCTCATCGGCATTGATTCTCCTGGGCTGACCTCTTCCCCCGCCATCGCCTTGAAGGTAGTTTCGCTTCTCCAAGATAGTGGACTCCAGCTAGAAGCAAAGCCCAACTTCCAGGCGCACCGCGCACCGATCATCCGCCCCAAAAACAAAGACTTCAAGGGAACTACGACCCATACAGATCCTGAGCTTCATCTCATCTGTCGCTGTGAGAAGGTCACTGAAGCGGAAGTCCTGGATTGCTTCCATCGCGGCCTTCCGGTTCTCTCTGTCGATGCCGTTAAACGCCGTACCCGCGCGGGCATGGGCTTATGCCAAGGAACCTTCTGCGGCCCCAGAGTCCGCGCATTGCTCGCGCAGGAGTTGCAAATGAATCCAGAAGATATTCCCCAACGCGGCCATTCTTCGACCTTAGCGGAACGAGCTCGCAAAACACAGTTGAAGAAATTATAA
- a CDS encoding methyl-accepting chemotaxis protein, which yields MADTLEKLVALLPTIREAMADTDVGLSVSDCEKVIYYNPGRTLDLKVPTGAPLREGMVLMDAIRQQKRIARRQDKDIWGIPFIATALPVKEDGRVIGAISFQTAVARQDALKDMANKLMDNINLLASTSEEVTAQTQEMAAVTRGLAEMSQESQKRTQDTGQVLALIRNVAGQTNLLGLNAAIEAARVGEAGRGFGVVAEEIRKLATSSSESIQKIDGILKAVATDSDRTYEEIQRISGNLAQVAQAVSGIAEAVQEALTVAQELDGLANKLAEE from the coding sequence ATGGCGGATACATTGGAGAAGCTGGTTGCATTGTTGCCAACAATCAGGGAGGCAATGGCTGATACGGATGTGGGACTAAGCGTTAGTGATTGCGAAAAAGTTATTTATTATAACCCTGGGCGGACGTTGGATTTGAAAGTTCCAACAGGAGCTCCGCTGCGCGAGGGCATGGTACTAATGGACGCGATTCGGCAGCAAAAACGTATTGCTAGGCGGCAGGATAAAGATATATGGGGAATTCCATTCATTGCTACAGCTTTGCCTGTGAAAGAAGATGGACGGGTGATAGGAGCAATTTCTTTTCAGACTGCCGTAGCTCGGCAGGATGCATTGAAGGATATGGCAAATAAATTGATGGATAACATTAATCTTTTAGCCAGTACCAGCGAAGAGGTAACGGCGCAGACCCAGGAGATGGCGGCCGTAACGCGCGGCTTGGCGGAAATGTCGCAGGAATCGCAGAAGCGAACCCAGGATACAGGACAAGTATTGGCATTGATTCGCAATGTGGCCGGACAGACGAATTTATTGGGCTTGAACGCTGCTATTGAAGCGGCTCGCGTTGGCGAAGCAGGGAGAGGCTTTGGCGTGGTAGCTGAGGAGATACGCAAATTGGCTACTAGCAGCTCCGAGTCCATTCAAAAGATTGACGGGATTTTGAAAGCCGTCGCAACCGACAGCGACAGAACTTATGAGGAAATTCAGCGAATTAGCGGCAATTTAGCGCAAGTGGCTCAGGCGGTATCCGGTATTGCGGAGGCGGTGCAGGAAGCATTGACGGTAGCCCAAGAATTGGACGGCCTGGCCAATAAATTAGCGGAAGAGTAA